In one window of Accipiter gentilis chromosome 28, bAccGen1.1, whole genome shotgun sequence DNA:
- the LOC126051801 gene encoding saccharopine dehydrogenase-like oxidoreductase — MAEHGGVVGALPCFSTREHVNIFSDFLFSIGRGLVFYNQEFKEYSIRFMGSDGSVVKRSQCYLHTELQETPVQYGAYVNIGGLGSVIKLMFAGILFLLLVKLSFGRKLLTKYPEFFSAGFFTKKGPTQKQMDGTSFTMTFFGEGYSEGQDPQYGKPNVKICTEVKGPEPGYVAIPIAMVQAAVSLLEDAACLPKRGGVYSPGAAFSKTKPIDRLNKRGVEFSVISKPEL; from the exons ATGGCGGAGCACGGGGGAGTTGTTGGGGCTTTACCATG tttcagcacgcgtgaacatgtgaacattttttctgactttcttttttccattggcaGAGGACTTGTGTTTTACAATCAGGAATTCAAAGAGTACTCCATTCGATTCATGGGATCTGATGGTTCCGTTGTGAAACGGTCTCAGTGTTACTTGCACACAGAGTTGCAGGAAACACCT GTGCAGTATGGCGCTTATGTGAACATAGGTGGTCTTGGCTCTGTTATCAAGCTGATGTTtgctggcattttatttcttcttcttgtgaagttgagctttggaagaaaacttctgacaaaa TACCCGgaatttttctctgctggattcttcacaaagaaaggaCCAACCCAGAAACAG ATGGATGGAACCTCttttacaatgactttttttggcgAGGGTTACAGTGAGGGGCAAGACCCCCAGTATGGCAAACCAAATGTCAAGATCTGCACTGAAGTGAAAGGACCAG agCCTGGCTATGTTGCTATACCAATTGCAATGGTTCAAGCAGCTGTATCTCTTCTGGAGGATGCAGCTTGTCTGCCTAAACG GGGTGGTGTATAttctccaggagctgctttctccaaaacaaaaccgATCGATCGCCTCAACAAACGTGGTGTTGAGTTCTCTGTTATTAGCAAGCCTGAactctga